One genomic segment of Belonocnema kinseyi isolate 2016_QV_RU_SX_M_011 chromosome 2, B_treatae_v1, whole genome shotgun sequence includes these proteins:
- the LOC117166834 gene encoding flotillin-2: MGNIHTCGPNEALVVSGGCCGSTKKRTIVGGYAFTWWFVTDVQRLSLEVMTLNPICESVETAQGVPLTVSGVAQCKIMKADELLSTASEQFLGKTVHEIKSTILSTLEGHLRAILGTLSVEEVYKDRDQFAALVREVAAPDVGRMGIEILSFTIKDVFDDVQYLASLGKARTAEVKRDADVGVAEANRDAGIREAECEKAAMDIKYNTDTKIEDNARLYQLQKANFDQEVNTAKAEAQLAYELQAAKIKQRIRNEEIQIDIVERRKQIEVETQEVHRKEHELESTVRLPAESEHYKIGKVAEGKRSQTVEAAKAEAERIRMIGEAEAHALQVVGVSEAERMRMKAAVYKKYGDAAILNLVLTALPKIAAEVSAPLARTEEIVLLGGSGTSSEEITRLVGQLPPAVQAITGVDLSKVLSRIPGAK, from the exons GAGGATGTTGCGGTTCGACGAAAAAGCGGACGATCGTTGGAGGGTATGCCTTCACCTGGTGGTTCGTCACGGACGTTCAGCGGCTGTCTCTGGAAGTGATGACCCTGAATCCTATTTGCGAGAGTGTCGAAACTGCACAGGGAGTACCACTCACGGTGTCCGGGGTGGCCCAATGCAAGATCATGAAAGCTGATGAGCTCTTATCAACAGCCAGCGAACAATTTTTGGGCAAAACTGTCCACGAAATCAAGAGTACCATATTGTCCACCCTAGAGGGTCATCTCCGAGCGATTCTTG GAACTCTCTCGGTCGAAGAAGTTTACAAGGATAGAGATCAGTTTGCTGCTCTTGTTAGAGAAGTGGCAGCACCGGATGTTGGTCGCATGGGTATCGAGATACTTTCATTCACCATTAAAGACGTTTTCGACGATGTCCAATATCTTGCCTCCCTTGGAAAGGCGAGAACTGCTGAGGTGAAAAGAGATGCTGACGTCGGTGTCGCAGAAGCTAACCGAGATGCTGGCATTcgg GAAGCAGAATGCGAGAAAGCAGCAATGGATATTAAATATAACACTGACACAAAAATCGAGGACAACGCGCGACTCTATCAGCTGCAAAAAGCAAATTTCGATCAAGAAGTAAACACTGCG AAAGCTGAAGCTCAGCTGGCTTATGAACTTCAAGCAGCGAAAATAAAGCAGAGAATAAGAAACGAAGAGATTCAGATCGATATTGTAGAAAGACGTAAGCAGATTGAAGTTGAGACACAAGAGGTTCATAGAAAGGAGCATGAACTCGAAAGTACTGTTCGGTTACCAGCAGAATCTGAACATTACAAAATTGGAAAAGTGGCCGAAGGAAagag GTCGCAAACTGTGGAAGCTGCAAAGGCTGAAGCAGAGAGGATTCGGATGATTGGTGAGGCGGAAGCACACGCGTTGCAAGTAGTCGGTGTCTCTGAAGCTGAAAGAATGCGTATGAAAGCTGCAGTTTACAAGAAATATGGCGATGCTGCCATTCTCAATTTGGTGCTTACCGCATTGCCTAAG ATTGCTGCTGAAGTCTCTGCACCTCTTGCAAGGACGGAAGAAATTGTACTTTTAGGTGGAAGCGGTACAAGTAGCGAAGAAATTACACGACTTGTTGGCCAGTTACCTCCGGCAGTTCAAGCAATCACTGGTGTTGACCTCTCAAAA GTTTTGTCCAGAATTCCTGGCGCTAAGTAA